A stretch of the Massilia sp. W12 genome encodes the following:
- a CDS encoding enoyl-CoA hydratase — translation MDYQNILLETHGKVGLIRLNRPKALNALNDQLMDELGAALLAWDADADIGCIVITGSEKAFAAGADITAMAKFSYMDAFKGNFITRNWETITKVRKPVIAAVAGYALGGGCELAMMCDFIIAADNAKFGQPEIKLGIMPGAGGTQRLPRAISKSKAMDLCLTARNMDAQEAERAGLVSRVVPLEKLMEETLEAATTIASMSAPVTAMIKESINRSWESSLQEGVLFERRMFHSVFATEDQKEGMQAFVEKRLPNFKGI, via the coding sequence ATGGACTATCAAAATATCCTGCTGGAAACCCATGGCAAAGTCGGGCTGATCCGCCTCAACCGCCCCAAGGCTTTGAATGCGCTGAATGACCAATTAATGGATGAATTGGGCGCTGCGCTGTTGGCATGGGATGCTGATGCGGACATCGGCTGTATTGTCATTACCGGCAGCGAAAAAGCCTTTGCCGCTGGCGCAGACATCACCGCGATGGCCAAATTCAGCTATATGGATGCATTCAAAGGCAATTTCATCACCCGCAACTGGGAAACTATCACCAAGGTGCGTAAGCCGGTGATTGCGGCTGTGGCCGGCTATGCCCTGGGCGGCGGTTGCGAACTGGCGATGATGTGCGATTTCATCATTGCAGCGGATAACGCCAAATTCGGTCAGCCGGAAATCAAGCTTGGCATCATGCCGGGTGCCGGCGGCACACAGCGTCTGCCGCGCGCAATCTCCAAATCCAAGGCAATGGATCTGTGCTTGACTGCACGCAATATGGATGCCCAGGAAGCAGAACGCGCCGGCCTGGTGTCGCGCGTGGTTCCACTGGAAAAACTGATGGAGGAGACACTGGAAGCCGCGACCACGATCGCATCCATGTCTGCGCCGGTGACAGCAATGATCAAAGAAAGCATCAACCGCTCCTGGGAGTCCTCCCTGCAGGAAGGTGTGTTGTTTGAGCGTCGCATGTTCCATAGCGTGTTCGCCACAGAAGACCAAAAAGAAGGAATGCAAGCATTCGTAGAAAAACGCTTGCCAAACTTCAAAGGAATTTGA
- a CDS encoding MFS transporter produces the protein MRQPGFLRYWAALSISSFGEQISILALPLCAALMLKASPSQMGMLVALEMLPFVLLSLPAGVWLDRHIKKPTLIFFEISNGLALASIPLAWSCGWLSMPWLYVAAFVVGCGNVVGGSCVQILSMQIVGREHLIDAQSKFALTDSLARLLGPGLAGLLVHALNPPLALLFNGCAFLCTVKLFHSIRIKEEIQPPNGQSVWNDILEGLRFVWRHPTLRALAWTTAGWQILFNGFVALQVLYATREFNMSAGTLGLVQMAGGLGVLLSSTAVKPLVARFGSGNVILCGMSGTVFCWLLLALLPVQLFGSNLLSLGAYGLVFFLFDCTVMLYFMPYLALRVRVTPDAYLGRVVSTMRFLTVAGVPLGAWCAGKLGEWLGLREALGCVAAGGLILALLAWLITPLRGCRD, from the coding sequence CTGCGTCAACCCGGCTTTCTGCGCTACTGGGCAGCGTTGAGCATCAGCTCGTTTGGCGAACAAATCAGCATCCTGGCGTTACCCCTGTGCGCTGCGCTGATGCTCAAAGCCAGCCCGAGTCAAATGGGCATGCTGGTGGCGCTGGAAATGCTGCCATTTGTTCTGCTCTCCCTGCCTGCAGGCGTCTGGCTGGATCGCCATATCAAAAAACCCACCTTGATTTTCTTTGAAATCAGTAATGGTCTCGCTCTGGCCAGCATTCCCCTGGCCTGGAGTTGCGGCTGGTTGAGTATGCCCTGGCTCTACGTGGCCGCCTTTGTCGTCGGTTGTGGCAACGTGGTGGGCGGCAGCTGTGTGCAGATTTTATCGATGCAAATCGTTGGCCGCGAGCATTTAATCGATGCGCAGTCCAAGTTCGCCCTCACTGATTCCCTCGCCCGCTTACTCGGCCCCGGCTTGGCCGGCTTGCTGGTGCATGCGCTGAATCCGCCGCTGGCGCTGCTGTTCAATGGCTGCGCTTTTTTATGCACCGTCAAGTTATTCCACAGCATCCGCATCAAAGAAGAAATCCAGCCGCCAAATGGCCAATCGGTATGGAATGACATACTCGAAGGTTTGCGCTTTGTCTGGCGCCACCCAACGCTGCGCGCCCTGGCGTGGACCACGGCGGGCTGGCAGATTCTGTTCAATGGCTTTGTCGCGTTGCAGGTGTTGTACGCCACACGCGAATTCAACATGAGCGCCGGCACATTGGGTCTGGTGCAAATGGCCGGCGGCTTGGGCGTGCTGCTCAGTTCCACCGCAGTCAAACCGCTGGTAGCGCGCTTTGGCAGCGGGAATGTGATTTTGTGCGGCATGAGCGGCACTGTATTCTGCTGGTTGCTGTTGGCGCTGTTGCCGGTTCAGCTGTTCGGGTCAAACCTGCTGAGCTTGGGCGCATATGGTTTGGTGTTTTTCCTGTTTGACTGCACCGTGATGCTGTATTTCATGCCCTATCTGGCGCTGCGGGTGCGCGTCACGCCGGATGCCTACCTGGGGCGGGTGGTGTCCACCATGCGATTCCTGACTGTGGCCGGGGTGCCGCTGGGCGCCTGGTGCGCCGGCAAATTGGGGGAATGGCTGGGCTTGCGGGAAGCATTGGGCTGCGTCGCCGCCGGTGGCCTGATCCTGGCCCTGCTGGCCTGGCTGATCACACCATTACGCGGCTGTCGTGATTAA